CCCGGCACGCCCAACGCCTTCTGCATCATCGGCCTGCGCGCGGGCTTGGGCGAAGGCGGCGGGCACGGCCGGATGCTGGCCCAGATGATCGTTCATGGCGAAGCCGAATACGACACATGGGTCATCGACCCCCGCCGCTTCACGGGCCACGCGACGGTCGAGCTGACCGCCCTGAAGGCGGTCGAGGATTACCAGAACGAGTTCCGATTCCACTTTCCCCACGAGCATCGCCCCGCCGGGCGCCCGATGAAGACGACGCCCCTGACCGCCACGCTGGCCGCCGAGGGCGCGGCCTTTGCGACCGTGAACGGCTGGGAGCGGGTCGATTACATCAAGCCCGATCCCGGTTTTACCGAGACGCTGGGCTATGCGTTCAACGAGGTCCGCGACGTGGTCGCAACCGAAGTGCGGGCCGTGGCCGCGGGTGTGGGTCTGACCGAAGTGTCGGGCTTCAACCGGTTCGAACTGACGGGCGCGGGTGTTGGCCCGTTCCTCGACCGGATGGTCTGCGGGCGCGTGCCGACGCGGCCGGGCCGCGTGGGGCTGGGTTACCTTCTGAATGACCACGGGATGCTGAAGGCCGAGGCGACGCTGGCCAACCTGCCCGCCTCGGACCGCGGACCGGCGCGCGTTTGGTACGGCTCGGCGGCGGCTTCGGAATATCACGACATGGATTGGCTCCGCGGCCATCTGCGCCCCGGCGAGGACGTCGCGATCCGGTCATTGACCAACGCGCAGACGATCCTCGTGCTGGCGGGCCCGAAGGCGCGCGCGGTGCTGTCGGCGGCGGCGCGCGGCGACTGGTCGGCGGCGGCCTTTCCGTGGCTCTCGGCGCGCGAGGCGCATATCGGCATCGCGCCCGCTACGGTGCTCGCCGTCAGCTTCTCGGGCGAGCTCGCCTACGAGATCCACGTTCCGAACGAGAGCCTCGCCGCCGCCTATGCCGCCCTCCGAGTGGCCGGGCACGCGCATGACCTGAAGCTCTTCGGCGCGCGCGCCGTTGACTCGATGCGGATGGAGAAGGGCTTCCTGCACTGGAAGGCGGACATCCTGACGGAGTTCGATCCGTTCGAGACAGGCCTCGACCGGTTCGTACGCATGGACAAGGGGGCGTTCGTCGGACGCGACGCCCTGCGGGCGCGGATGGCGGAGGGGCCGCGCAAGCGCCTCGTGACGCTCGCAGTAGATTGCGACCACGCCCCGGCCCATCCCGGCGCGTCGGTGCGCGCCGCCGGGCGCATCATCGGCACCGTCACCTCGGGCGATTGGGGCCACCGGACGGGCCTGAATCTCGCCTATGCGTTCGTCGACCCGGACCGGGCCGAGATCGGCACGGCGCTGACCGTGGACGTGATCGGCGCGCCCGTGGCCGCCCGCGTGATCGCGCCGTCGCCTTACGATCCGGGTTTCGAGCGGGTCCGGGCCTAGCGCTCCGGCAGAAGGCCGCGCGGCGAGAAGCGCAGGACGAGCAGCAGGATCAGCCCCATCGTCAGCAGACGCATATGCGCCACCGCGTCGAGCAGGTGACCTTTCAGCCATGTGCCGTCCGCCATACCGGCCGTGATCCCCTGCATCAGGAGGGCGCCCAGCGGCTCGACTTGAACCCAGAGCCACCAGATCAGGAACCCGCCCAGGACCGCGCCCCAGTTGTTGCCCGACCCGCCGACGATCACCATTACCCAGATCAGGAACGTATAGCGCAGCGGCTGGTAGGTGCCGGGCGTGAGCTGGCCGTCGAGCGTCGTCATCATCGCCCCCGCCAGCCCGCAGACCGCCGAGCCGAGGATGAAGATCTGCAGATGCCGCGCGGTCACGTCCTTGCCCATCGCCTCGGCCGCCGTCTCGTTGTCGCGAATCGCCCGCATCATCCGGCCCCAGGGCGAGGCGAGCGCCGCCTGCGCGAGCCAGATCAGGATGCCCAGTACAACGATGAAAAGCCCCGCATAGGCCAGCTTCACGGCGATGGTGGAACCGGTCACCGGGTCGAGGCCCAGATCGGTGACGCGCTCGACGAAGGACGGGTCGTTCTGGAGGTCGATCTCGTAGGGGACGGGGCGCGGCAGGCCGATGACGTTCTTCACGCCCCGCGCCATCCAGTCCTCGTTCTTCATGATCGCGATGATGATCTCGGCGATGCCGAGCGTCGCGATCGCGAGGTAATCCGACCGCAGCCCCAGCGCCGTCTTGCCCACCAGCCATGCGGCCCCCGCCGCAAGCAGTCCGCCGACCGGCCAGGCCAGGATCACCGGCAGGCCGAGCCCCCCGATATTGCCCGCATTGGCCGGGTTCACCGCCTCGACCGCGGCCACGCCGGGGTCGAGCACCGCGCGGTAGACGAAGAAGCCCACCAGCAGGATCGCCGCGACGACCAGCCCGCGATACCGCCCCACCCGCTGCCACGCGAGGATCGCCGCAACGACCGTCGCCGCCCCCAGCAAAAGCGCCCCAATGACGCGAAAGCCGCCTGCGCCGAACGCTTCGGCATTGGGCGGCATCGACACCAGCACGGCGCCAAGGCCGCCCAGCGCCACGAAGCCCATGACGCCGACGTTGAAGAGGCCCGCATAGCCCCATTGCATGTTGACCCCGAGCGCCATGATCGCGCTGACCAGCCCCATGTTGAAGATCGTCAGGGCCACGTTCCACGACTGCACGAACCCCGTGCCCACGAAGAGCAGGAGCACCAGCGCGAAGAGCAGGAGCCTGCGCGTGTTCATCGAGCCGGTCATACCGCTTTCCCCGCGAAGAGGCCCGTCGGGCGGAACAGGAGGACGACGATCAGGATCACGAAGCTGACCGCGAACTTGTAGTCGGTCGAGAGGAGCTGGACGAGGCCGTCCGGCTCGAGGCTCTCGGGGAGCGCGTAGCCCAGCACCTTCTTGAGGGGATAGGTGATCGTGACCTCGGCGAAGGCGATCACGAACCCGCCCGCGATGGCCCCGAGGGGCGAGCCGAGGCCCCCGACGATGGCCGCCGCGAAGATCGGCAGCAGAAGCTGGAAGTAGGTGAACGGCTTGAACGACTTGTCGAGCCCGTAGAGCGTGCCCGCGATTGTCGCCAGTGCGGCCACCATCAGCCATGTGTACATCACCACCCGCTCGGGGTTGATGCCGGACAGAAGCGCCAGGTCCTCGTTGTCGGAATAGGCGCGCATCGACTTGCCGGTGCGGGTCTTGTTAAGAAACCAGAAGAGCACGAGCACGACGATCACCGCGACGACGACCGTGATCGCCTGCGTCGAGCGGATGGCCAGCCCCTCGTCGAGGCCCGTCGCCTCGCGGAAGCCGCGCGCGGTCACGAGGAACCGCTCGCCATCGGCGAAGCGCTGGTCGTCGGCGCCGATGATGAAGCGCACCAGCCCGTTCATGATGAACATCACGCCCAGCGAGGCGATCACGAATGTCACCGGCACCGCCTTCTTGGATCGGTAGAACTTGTAGACCGCCTTGTCCGTCCCGAGCAGCAGAAGCGCCGTGGCCGCGATCCCCACCGGCAAGGCGAGGAGTGCCGTGGGCAGCGGCCCGAACGAGATCCCCAGCGTCTGGAAGCCCCAGGTCGTCAGGATCACGATGGTCGTCCCGAAGGCCATCGTGTCGCCATGGGCGAAGTTCGAGAACCGCAGGATCCCGTAGATCAGCGTCACGCCAAGCGCCCCCAGCGCCAGCTGCGCGCCATAGGCGGTCGCGGGCACGAGGACGAAGTTGGCGAAGGTCACGAGGGCGTTGAGAGGTTCCATCAGCCGATCTCCTCGCAGGGGCCTTCGTAGTAAAGCGCGAGGCCCTCCTCGCGCATGTGGACGGAATAGCGCCCCAATCCGTCGGCGATCGTCAGGAGCCGCTGCGTGTCCTCGGTGTTGAAGGCGACGAAACCCTGCATCGGGGCACCGAAGACGCCGCCGGTGATCGGCGCGGCGAGGAAATCTCCGCTCACGTCCGAGACCTCGACCGTGAAGGGGTCGGGCGGCGTCATGGTCGGGTTCGCCTCTACGAAGGTCTTGCCCGATGGGTCGGGCATGTAGGTCATCGCCATCTCGTATTCCGTCTCGGTGCAGGCGTCGGTGTCGAGGCATTCGACCGTGAAGGTGCAGGCGATGCGCTGA
This portion of the uncultured Jannaschia sp. genome encodes:
- a CDS encoding FAD-dependent oxidoreductase, translating into MRDQARVVVIGGGIAGCATLYHLTREGWGDVMLIERDELTSGTTWHSAAQVTNFGMTQTMVGLKSHSIALYKELRDDPDYPVGYNHGDGGIRLANTQAQMDGYRHFASMAAGMGVEFEVLDAEECARRHPLISTENLLGGLWDPTDGHIDPAQLCQALARRARLAGAEVNRHTPVTGLTQHGDDGWTVHTERGDVRCEIVVNAGGYRCNEIGAMMGVTHPVASMEHQYFLTEDIPEILASDRRIPLLRCPISDFYSRQEKGGLLIGFYEQDCRTWGMDGIDPNFTNALCPDDLDRVTDVLEGAFARMPALMETGIREVVNGPITYTIDGAPLVGPIPGTPNAFCIIGLRAGLGEGGGHGRMLAQMIVHGEAEYDTWVIDPRRFTGHATVELTALKAVEDYQNEFRFHFPHEHRPAGRPMKTTPLTATLAAEGAAFATVNGWERVDYIKPDPGFTETLGYAFNEVRDVVATEVRAVAAGVGLTEVSGFNRFELTGAGVGPFLDRMVCGRVPTRPGRVGLGYLLNDHGMLKAEATLANLPASDRGPARVWYGSAAASEYHDMDWLRGHLRPGEDVAIRSLTNAQTILVLAGPKARAVLSAAARGDWSAAAFPWLSAREAHIGIAPATVLAVSFSGELAYEIHVPNESLAAAYAALRVAGHAHDLKLFGARAVDSMRMEKGFLHWKADILTEFDPFETGLDRFVRMDKGAFVGRDALRARMAEGPRKRLVTLAVDCDHAPAHPGASVRAAGRIIGTVTSGDWGHRTGLNLAYAFVDPDRAEIGTALTVDVIGAPVAARVIAPSPYDPGFERVRA
- a CDS encoding branched-chain amino acid ABC transporter permease; this encodes MNTRRLLLFALVLLLFVGTGFVQSWNVALTIFNMGLVSAIMALGVNMQWGYAGLFNVGVMGFVALGGLGAVLVSMPPNAEAFGAGGFRVIGALLLGAATVVAAILAWQRVGRYRGLVVAAILLVGFFVYRAVLDPGVAAVEAVNPANAGNIGGLGLPVILAWPVGGLLAAGAAWLVGKTALGLRSDYLAIATLGIAEIIIAIMKNEDWMARGVKNVIGLPRPVPYEIDLQNDPSFVERVTDLGLDPVTGSTIAVKLAYAGLFIVVLGILIWLAQAALASPWGRMMRAIRDNETAAEAMGKDVTARHLQIFILGSAVCGLAGAMMTTLDGQLTPGTYQPLRYTFLIWVMVIVGGSGNNWGAVLGGFLIWWLWVQVEPLGALLMQGITAGMADGTWLKGHLLDAVAHMRLLTMGLILLLVLRFSPRGLLPER
- a CDS encoding branched-chain amino acid ABC transporter permease; translation: MEPLNALVTFANFVLVPATAYGAQLALGALGVTLIYGILRFSNFAHGDTMAFGTTIVILTTWGFQTLGISFGPLPTALLALPVGIAATALLLLGTDKAVYKFYRSKKAVPVTFVIASLGVMFIMNGLVRFIIGADDQRFADGERFLVTARGFREATGLDEGLAIRSTQAITVVVAVIVVLVLFWFLNKTRTGKSMRAYSDNEDLALLSGINPERVVMYTWLMVAALATIAGTLYGLDKSFKPFTYFQLLLPIFAAAIVGGLGSPLGAIAGGFVIAFAEVTITYPLKKVLGYALPESLEPDGLVQLLSTDYKFAVSFVILIVVLLFRPTGLFAGKAV